A single Fusarium oxysporum Fo47 chromosome IV, complete sequence DNA region contains:
- a CDS encoding peptidase S24/S26A/S26B/S26C produces the protein MALGSVWARLRGNGQPSLARSTALRLFGFATWIPVIAMFNLHVAELTFVDGASMYPLINDDKDSTLRRDVILNWKWSPQENLERGMVVTLRSPLHPETIAVKRVVALENDVIKTKAPHPLPTVRVPQGHVWVEGDGPPGSSLDSNTYGPVSRQLITGRVTHIVFPFRKFGALPWRDHQRPLME, from the exons ATGGCTCTCGGCTCAGTGTGGGCACGTCTGAGAGGCAACGGCCAACCCAGCTTGGCCAGGTCAACAGCTCTAAGACTCTTTGGATTCGCAACATGGATCCCAGTCATCGCCATGTTCAACCTGCACGTCGCAGAACTGACTTTTGTCGACGGCGCATCTATGTATCCGTTAATCAACGACGATAAAGACTCAACGTTGCGACGAGATGTGATTCTCAACTGGAAGTGGTCTCCTCAAGAGAATCTAGAGAGGGGCATGGTTGTGACATTACG GAGCCCGTTACATCCCGAGACAATCGCAGTCAAGCGCGTAGTGGCGCTAGAGAACGATGTGATCAAGACAAAAGCGCCTCATCCTCTGCCGACAGTGAGAGTTCCGCAGGGGCACGTGTGGGTTGAGGGTGATGGACCACCTGGATCAAGTCTGGATAGCAATACGTATGGACCGGTATCTAGGCAGTTGATTACAGGGCGGGTTACTCATATTGTATTTCCCTTTCGCAAGTTTGGAGCTCTTCCATGGCGGGATCATCAGAGGCCATTGATGGAGTAG
- a CDS encoding eukaryotic translation initiation factor 2 alpha subunit-domain-containing protein, whose protein sequence is MAQNQHCRFYEEKYPEIDSFVMVNVKQIAEMGAYVKLLEYDNIDGMILLSELSRRRIRSIQKLIRVGRNEVVVVLRVDKEKGYIDLSKRRVSPEDIVKCEERYNKSKMVHSIMVHLAEKTKLDIESLYEAIAWPLNKRYGHAIDAFKLSITNPEVWNDITFPNEVAKEELKSYIGKRLTPQPTKIRADIEVTCFGYEGIDAVKTALRTAEAHSTDDTQVKVKLVSPPLYVLTCSTLDKNVGITCLGEAIVDVRKSIEGAGGNLTVKMEPKAVTESDDAELQALMEKRERENAEVSGDESMSDSDENIPETI, encoded by the exons ATGGCTCAAAATCAACATTGCCGTTTTTACGAGGAGAAGTACCCGGAGATCGATAGCTTCGTCATGGTCAATGTCAAGCAG ATCGCCGAAATGGGTGCCTACGTTAAGCTTCTAGAGTACGACAACATTGACGGCATGATCCTGCTCTCCGAGCTTTCGCGAAGACGTATTCGAAGTATCCAGAAGCTCATCCGGGTTGGTCGCAACGAGGTCGTCGTGGTGCTCCGTGtcgacaaggagaagg GTTACATCGATCTTTCCAAGCGACGAGTCTCCCCCGAGGATATCGTTAAGTGCGAGGAGCGATACAACAAGAGCAAGATGGTCCACTCTATCATGGTGCATCTCGCCGAGAAGACCAAGCTCGATATCGAGAGCCTCTATGAGGCCATTGCTTGGCCCCTAAACAAGCGATACGGACATGCCATCGACGCTTTCAAGCTTTCCATCAC GAACCCCGAGGTCTGGAACGATATTACCTTCCCCAACGAGGtggccaaggaggagctcAAGTCATACATCGGAAAGCGTCTTACTCCCCAGCCCACCAAGATCCGAGCCGATATCGAGGTCACTTGCTTCGGATACGAGGGAATCGACGCCGTCAAGACTGCTCTCCGCACAGCCGAGGCCCACAGCACCGATGACACCCAagtcaaggtcaagctcGTGTCTCCGCCTCTCTACGTTCTTACATGCTCGACCTTGGACAAGAACGTTGGTATTACTTGCTTGGGAGAGGCCATCGTCGATGTCCGAAAGAGCATCGAGGGTGCCGGTGGTAACTTGACAGTCAAGATGGAGCCCAAGGCCGTCACCGAGAGCGATGACGCTGAGCTTCAAGCATTGATGGAGAAGCGTGAGCGCGAGAATGCCGAGGTCAGCGGTGACGAGAGCATGAGCGACAGCGACGAAAACATCCCTGAGACCATCTAG